The Lycium barbarum isolate Lr01 chromosome 10, ASM1917538v2, whole genome shotgun sequence genome includes a region encoding these proteins:
- the LOC132612853 gene encoding uncharacterized protein LOC132612853: protein MVVEEEVTPKKNHASIEKPIIIKDGPEIDEASKDDGKFLKFIERLKGLSINIPLVEALEQMSGYAKFMKDLVTKRRHASFEMVGVTHHCRSIVTKALVQKKEDPGAFTIPCTIEMYKFAKALCDLGASINLMSLAIFNKLGLETPRPKRMRLLMEDRTVKKPVGILYDVHVRVDRFIFPANFLSLDCEVDSEVPIILGRPFLAMGRDLVDGERGDLKFRMNDEEIIFHICKAMKQPVDMSVVSIIDTIDKAMETTVEHEHVGDMLVAVIMNYDGKNE, encoded by the exons ATGGTTGTTGAGGAAGAAGTGACtccaaagaaaaatcatgctaGTATTGAAAAGCCCATTATTATTAAAGACGGTCCGGAAATTGATGAAGCTTCAAAAG ATGATGGAAAGTTTCTTAAGTTTATTGAGAGATTAAAGGGGCTTTCAATTAACATCCCTTTGGTGGAAGCACTTGAACAAATGTCCGGTTATGCAAAATTCATGAAAGATCTTGTGACCAAGAGGAGACATGCTAGCTTTGAAATGGTAGGAGTTACACATCATTGTAGATCTATTGTGACAAAAGCCTTGGTTCAAAAGAAGGAAGATCCAGGAGCTTTCACCATTCCTTGCACAATTGAGATGTATAAATTTGCCAAAGCATTATGTGATCTAGGAGCAAGCATCAACTTGATGTCGCTTGCTATCTTTAACAAGTTGGGTTTGGAAACTCCCCGACCCAAAAGAATGAGATTGCTAATGGAGGATAGAACCGTGAAGAAACCAGTTGGTATCCTTTATGATGTGCATGTGAGAGTTGATCGATTCATTTTTCCAGCCAACTTTTTGAgcttggattgtgaagttgattCCGAGGTgcccataatcttgggaagacctTTCTTGGCTATGGGGCGTGATCTTGTAGATGGGGAAAGGGGTGACCTAAAATTTAggatgaatgatgaagagatcatTTTCCATATTTGCAAGGCAATGAAACAACCGGtggatatgagtgttgtgtcgaTTATTGATACAATTGATAAAGCCATGGAGACAACCGTTGAGCATGAACATGTGGGTGATATGTTGGTGGCGGTGATAATGAACTATGATGGGAAAAATGAATAA